The following are encoded together in the Bombus fervidus isolate BK054 chromosome 10, iyBomFerv1, whole genome shotgun sequence genome:
- the Vti1a gene encoding vesicle transport through interaction with t-SNAREs 1a: protein MASLIDNYEQQYAVLTADITAKIGRIRTQSGNDKRLSIQDVDRQIEEAQELLEQMELEVRGVNGAARDRLRGRVESHRAELKRLTQEFQSAKKAKDESIEISREDSWENNITEDQKKRLLDTSEQIDRTGRTLQNGYRMVLETEEIGSEVLKELHEQRETIQKGRARLRDTDAELGRGSRLLSGMMFRSLQQRIVLAVVALTLIIVACIVMYYSFKSKS from the exons ATGGCGTCGCTCATTGACAACTATGAGCAACAATACGCCGTTTTGACAGCTGACATTACTGCAAAAATTGGTAGAATAAGAACACAAAGCGGCA ATGATAAAAGACTGTCCATTCAAGATGTGGATAGGCAGATCGAAGAGGCTCAAGAACtg CTCGAGCAAATGGAATTGGAGGTTCGTGGGGTGAATGGTGCAGCACGTGATCGCTTGCGCGGTCGAGTAGAGAGTCATAGGGCAGAATTAAAACGATTGACACAAGAATTTCAATCGGCCAAAAAGGCAAAGGATGAAAGTATTGAAATAAGCAGGGAAGATTCATGGGAGAATAATATTACAGAGGACCagaaaaaaagattattaGATACCTCGGAACAAATAGACCGCACAGGTAGAACTTTACAGAATGGATATCGAATGGTAttagaaacagaagaaattgGTTCTGAAGTATTGAAGGAACTGCACGAGCAAAGAGAGACGATTCAAAAAGGAAGAGCAAGG ttACGAGATACGGATGCAGAGCTAGGTCGTGGTTCACGTTTACTCTCGGGAATGATGTTTAGAAGTCTTCAACAAAGAATTGTTTTAGCAGTAGTGGCATTAACGCTTATAATTGTTGCTTGTATTGTTATGTACTATAGCTTTAAATCTAAAAGCTAA
- the Ergic53 gene encoding lectin, mannose binding protein ergic53 → MSDAILNVFPLETNIWKRGRSLSEITHRITCNSCVLKSAEKIVDYGQSTFDSTVEMKMAAEVRWLLIFHVFCVIYAVLGETPHRKFEYKYSFKPPYLAQKDGSVPFWEYGGNAIASAENVRVAPSLRSQKGAIWVKQPVTFNWWEVELIFRITGRGRIGADGLAFWYTAEKGAYNGTVFGSSDQWKGLGIFFDSFDNDNKHNNPYIMAVLNDGTESFDHTNDGTTQLSAGCLRDFRNKPFATRAKIEYYENILTVLFHNGMTNNEQDYEICFRVENVVLPKGGYFGVSAATGGLADDHDVSHFLTHSLFLTGQMRTEEHKVSLELEQQKLSQEYMDYQKKLEQQKEEYRRDHPNEHREKEEFVEYFETDNQRELRQIFSGQSQMFDALRELNRKLDEIVGRQERSLSLISQLQVGGVQVGGQPGQIQLIDTIRRQEVDIVLNNQKNIISTAKQIESYINEVHSKTDLILNNQARSPTAQVQPMGYDYHSLISEMRDGLNTLKRDITQINTKVSNGGTDCPTTNCLTTTMFLLFVAVQMIILLAYSMYRDNKEAQAKKLY, encoded by the exons ATGAGCGACGCCATCTTGAACGTATTTCCATTGGAGACGAATATATGGAAAAGAGGACGTTCACTATCAGAGATTACACATCGAATAACTTGTAACAGCTGCGTTCTGAAATCAGCTGagaaaat AGTCGACTACGGTCAATCTACTTTCGATTCAACAGTCGAAATGAAGATGGCCGCCGAGGTGAGGTggcttttaatttttcatgtgTTTTGTGTAATTTATGCGGTTCTCGGTGAGACACCCCATCGAAAATTCGAATATAAATACTCCTTTAAGCCACCGTATCTCGCACAAAAAGATGGGAGCGTGCCTTTTTGGGAATACGGAGGAA ATGCAATTGCAAGCGCAGAAAACGTTAGAGTTGCTCCATCGTTGAGAAGCCAGAAAG gtGCAATATGGGTGAAACAGCCTGTTACCTTTAATTGGTGGGAAGTTGAATTAATATTCAGAATAAcaggaagaggaagaattGGAGCAGATGGTTTAGCCTTTTGGTATACTGCTGAAAAGGGTGCTTATAATGGCACTGTCTTTGGAAGTTCTGATCAATGGAAAGGTCTTGGAATTTTCTTCGACTCCTTTGACAATGACAATAAACACAACAATCCTTACATCATGGCAGTCCTCAATGATGGCACAGAAAGCTTTGATCATACTAA TGATGGAACAACACAGCTATCTGCCGGTTGCTTAAGAGATTTTCGTAATAAGCCATTTGCTACAAGagcaaaaattgaatattatgaGAACATTCTAACG GTGCTATTCCATAATGGTATGACAAACAATGAACAAgattatgaaatatgtttcCGAGTTGAAAATGTTGTTCTACCAAAAGGAGGGTACTTTGGTGTCTCTGCTGCTACTG GTGGTTTGGCCGATGACCATGATGTTTCACATTTCTTAACACATTCTCTATTTCTTACTGGTCAGATGAGGACTGAAGAACATAAAGTATCTCTTGAGCTTGAACAACAAAAGCTTAGTCAGGAGTATATGGATTACCAGAAAAAATTGGAACAACAGAAAGAAGAGTATAGGAG AGATCATCCAAACGAACATCGTGAGAAAGAGgaatttgtagaatattttgaaactgaTAATCAAAGAGAATTGCGACAAATTTTCTCTGGTCAAAGTCAAATGTTCGATGCGCTGCGAGAACTTAATAGGAAACTCGACGAAATAGTTGGAAGACAAGAGCGATCTTTAAGTTTAATATCCCAACTTCAAGTTGGTG gtGTGCAAGTGGGAGGCCAACCAGGACAAATACAGCTTATTGATACAATTCGCCGACAAGAAGTCgatattgtattaaataatcaaaaaaatataataagtacAGCAAAACAAATAGAATCCTATATAAACGAGGTGCATTCCAAGACTGATCTTATTCTTAACAATCAGGCTCGAAGTCCTACCGCTCAG gTGCAGCCGATGGGATACGATTATCATTCACTTATTTCGGAAATGCGAGATGGACTTAATACATTAAAAAGAGATATCACTCAAATAAACACTAAAGTAAGCAATGGTGGAACAGATTGTCCAACAACGAACTGTTTAACAACAACGATGTTCTTACTTTTTGTGGCAGTTCAGATGATCATTTTACTAGCGTACAGCATGTACCG AGACAACAAAGAAGCACAGGCGAAGAAGTTGTACTAA